Proteins from one uncultured Anaeromusa sp. genomic window:
- a CDS encoding AAA family ATPase, translating to MSFWKEYEVNGLARVIAIANQKGGVGKTTTAVNLSACLAENGKKVLLVDVDPQGNATSGLGINKKELQISLYDVLVSDTPLEEAVVATELESLFLVPATIQLAGAEVELVSAFSRELKLKRALQKSLEKFDYILIDCPPSLGLLTINSLSAADSLLVPIQCEFYALEGLSQLMQTVSLVQNNLNPQLELEGVLLTMFDGRTNLSLQVAEEVRSHFGGKVYETIIPRNVRLSEAPSYGQPIIKYDPRSKGAEVYGELALEVIRRV from the coding sequence ATGAGCTTTTGGAAAGAGTATGAGGTGAACGGCTTGGCTAGAGTAATTGCAATTGCCAATCAAAAAGGCGGCGTCGGCAAGACAACGACAGCAGTAAATTTGAGCGCCTGTTTGGCTGAAAATGGCAAAAAAGTATTGTTAGTAGACGTGGATCCCCAAGGAAATGCTACAAGCGGCTTAGGAATCAATAAAAAAGAGCTGCAGATTTCCTTGTATGATGTACTTGTAAGTGATACGCCGCTAGAAGAGGCGGTAGTAGCGACCGAATTGGAATCTCTTTTTTTGGTGCCGGCTACCATTCAATTGGCCGGGGCGGAAGTGGAGTTAGTTAGCGCCTTTTCCCGGGAGTTGAAATTAAAGCGAGCCTTACAGAAAAGCCTGGAAAAGTTCGACTACATTCTTATTGATTGTCCGCCTTCATTAGGGTTGCTGACTATTAATTCGCTTTCAGCGGCCGACTCTTTATTGGTGCCGATTCAATGTGAGTTTTATGCGTTAGAAGGCTTGTCTCAGTTGATGCAGACGGTTTCGCTGGTACAAAACAACTTAAACCCTCAGCTAGAACTAGAAGGCGTTTTGCTGACTATGTTTGACGGACGTACGAATCTATCCTTGCAAGTGGCGGAAGAGGTGCGCAGTCACTTTGGCGGTAAGGTTTACGAAACGATTATTCCGCGCAACGTTCGTTTGAGCGAAGCTCCAAGCTATGGGCAGCCCATCATAAAGTACGATCCTCGCTCTAAAGGAGCCGAAGTATATGGGGAACTGGCGCTGGAGGTGATTCGACGTGTCTAA